One Lacticaseibacillus rhamnosus genomic window carries:
- the rplO gene encoding 50S ribosomal protein L15 produces MQLHELKPSVGSRHARKRLGRGTSSGQGKTAGKGTKGQLARQGGKTRLGFEGGQMPLFRRMPKRGFNNINRKEYAIVNLSDLNRFDDGAEVTPAALIDAGIVKNEKNGVKLLADGKLEKKLTIKVAKASTAAKAAVEAAGGSIEVI; encoded by the coding sequence ATGCAATTGCACGAATTAAAGCCGAGTGTCGGCTCCCGTCATGCCCGCAAGCGTCTGGGCCGTGGTACTTCTAGCGGTCAAGGTAAGACAGCTGGTAAAGGGACAAAAGGTCAATTGGCACGACAAGGCGGCAAGACGCGTCTTGGCTTCGAAGGTGGCCAGATGCCATTATTCCGCCGGATGCCAAAGCGCGGTTTCAACAACATTAACCGCAAAGAATATGCAATCGTTAACCTTTCCGATCTTAATCGCTTCGATGACGGCGCTGAAGTTACACCAGCAGCCTTGATCGATGCCGGTATTGTTAAGAACGAAAAGAACGGTGTTAAGTTGCTGGCAGACGGTAAACTTGAGAAAAAATTGACCATTAAGGTTGCAAAAGCTTCAACCGCAGCAAAAGCTGCCGTTGAAGCAGCTGGCGGTTCGATTGAGGTGATCTAA
- the rpmD gene encoding 50S ribosomal protein L30, with the protein MAQLKITLTRSAAHRLPKQRKIVKELGLNRVNSSVIKPDNAATRGAIFQISHLVSVEEIKD; encoded by the coding sequence ATGGCTCAATTGAAGATTACTTTGACCCGTAGTGCTGCCCACCGTCTTCCTAAGCAACGTAAAATTGTGAAGGAATTAGGCTTAAATCGGGTGAACAGCTCGGTGATTAAACCAGACAACGCAGCCACTCGTGGTGCGATTTTCCAGATTTCACACTTGGTTTCGGTTGAAGAAATCAAAGATTAA
- the rpsE gene encoding 30S ribosomal protein S5, which produces MASFIDPNQLDLEDQVVAINRVTKVVKGGRRLRFAAIAIVGDKNGHVGFATGKAQEVPEAIRKAVDAAKKSLIEVPIVGTTIPHEVIGHFGAGEVLLKPAEEGSGVAAGGAIRSVMELAGIADITSKSLGRNTPINMIRATMDGLTQLRTREQVAELRGVSASSLED; this is translated from the coding sequence ATGGCATCATTTATCGATCCAAACCAATTGGACTTAGAAGACCAGGTCGTTGCCATCAACCGGGTTACAAAGGTTGTTAAAGGTGGTCGCCGTCTACGGTTTGCAGCAATTGCAATCGTTGGCGATAAGAACGGTCACGTCGGCTTCGCAACCGGCAAAGCCCAAGAAGTACCTGAAGCAATCCGTAAAGCTGTTGACGCAGCTAAGAAGAGCCTCATTGAAGTGCCAATTGTCGGCACCACGATTCCTCATGAAGTAATCGGCCACTTCGGCGCTGGTGAAGTTTTACTGAAGCCTGCTGAAGAAGGTTCTGGGGTTGCTGCTGGTGGCGCTATCCGTTCCGTTATGGAACTTGCCGGAATTGCTGATATCACCAGCAAATCCCTTGGCCGTAACACGCCAATCAATATGATTCGGGCAACAATGGATGGACTTACACAGTTGCGCACCCGCGAACAAGTTGCTGAATTACGCGGCGTTTCTGCGTCATCGCTTGAAGACTAG
- the rplR gene encoding 50S ribosomal protein L18, translated as MISKPDKNKTRQRRHARVRGKISGTSERPRLNVFRSNKNIYAQLIDDVAGVTLASASTLDKDIKDPENKTDAAAQVGALIAKRAVADGHKVVVFDRGGYLYHGRVAALAEAARENGLEF; from the coding sequence GTGATTTCAAAGCCAGATAAGAATAAGACTCGGCAACGGCGTCACGCCCGCGTACGAGGCAAGATTTCTGGTACGAGCGAGCGCCCACGCTTGAACGTTTTCCGTTCCAATAAAAACATCTACGCGCAATTAATTGATGACGTAGCGGGTGTGACGCTAGCAAGTGCCTCCACTCTTGATAAGGACATTAAAGATCCTGAAAACAAGACTGACGCGGCTGCTCAGGTTGGTGCATTAATCGCCAAGCGTGCAGTTGCAGATGGTCATAAAGTTGTGGTCTTTGACCGTGGTGGTTATCTGTACCATGGTCGCGTTGCCGCTTTAGCTGAAGCAGCACGTGAAAATGGCCTCGAATTCTAG
- the rplF gene encoding 50S ribosomal protein L6, translating to MSRIGYKVIKVPAGVTVTKDGDNITVKGPKGELTRHFAPEIELHQEGDEINFTRPDDSYKAIHGTMRANLNNMVVGVTEGYKKEMKLVGVGYRAQKQGEKLVLNVGYSHPVEMTAPKGVTVEVPSTTQIIISGISKQVVGQFAAVVRSVRAPEPYKGKGIRYVDEHVRRKEGKTGK from the coding sequence GTGAGTCGTATTGGTTATAAAGTCATCAAAGTCCCAGCCGGTGTTACTGTTACCAAAGATGGTGACAATATTACGGTTAAGGGCCCTAAAGGCGAATTGACCCGTCATTTTGCCCCGGAAATCGAATTACATCAGGAAGGCGACGAAATTAATTTCACCCGTCCCGATGATTCCTACAAGGCCATCCATGGTACGATGCGTGCCAACTTAAACAACATGGTCGTTGGGGTTACCGAAGGCTATAAGAAAGAAATGAAGCTGGTTGGTGTTGGATACCGTGCGCAGAAGCAAGGCGAAAAACTTGTTTTGAACGTCGGTTACTCACATCCAGTTGAAATGACCGCGCCAAAAGGTGTTACTGTTGAAGTCCCAAGCACCACTCAGATCATCATCAGTGGGATCTCAAAACAGGTTGTTGGTCAATTCGCAGCCGTTGTTCGTTCCGTCCGTGCACCTGAACCTTATAAGGGTAAAGGTATTCGTTATGTTGACGAACATGTCCGTCGTAAGGAAGGTAAGACTGGTAAGTAG
- the rpsH gene encoding 30S ribosomal protein S8 yields the protein MVLTDPIADYLTRIRNANMVRHESLVVPASKMKKDISEILKREGFIRDYEVIDDDKQGVIRIFLKYGKNNERVISGLKRISKPGLRSYVKSDAVPKVLNGLGIAIISTSEGVITDKEARAKNVGGEVLAYVW from the coding sequence ATGGTCTTGACCGATCCAATCGCAGATTACTTGACCCGGATCCGTAACGCTAATATGGTGCGTCACGAATCCTTGGTCGTACCTGCATCAAAGATGAAGAAAGACATTTCTGAGATTCTTAAACGTGAAGGGTTCATCCGTGACTACGAAGTTATCGATGATGACAAGCAAGGCGTGATCCGCATTTTCTTGAAGTATGGTAAGAACAATGAACGGGTTATTTCCGGCTTGAAGCGGATTTCCAAACCGGGTTTGCGCTCATACGTTAAGAGTGATGCTGTTCCTAAGGTTTTAAACGGTTTAGGGATTGCAATTATCTCAACTTCCGAAGGTGTTATCACCGATAAGGAAGCTCGTGCCAAAAACGTTGGCGGCGAAGTACTCGCTTACGTTTGGTAA
- a CDS encoding type Z 30S ribosomal protein S14, with protein MAKKSMIAKNKRPAKFAVQEYTRCQRCGRPHSVYRKFKLCRICLRELAHAGQIPGMRKASW; from the coding sequence TTGGCTAAGAAGTCAATGATCGCTAAAAACAAACGGCCTGCAAAATTTGCAGTCCAGGAATATACGCGGTGCCAACGGTGTGGCCGTCCGCATTCCGTATATCGTAAATTCAAACTCTGCCGGATTTGCCTTCGTGAGTTAGCACATGCCGGCCAAATTCCAGGCATGCGCAAAGCTAGCTGGTAA
- the rplE gene encoding 50S ribosomal protein L5 yields MENRLEERYSKEIAPALVSKFNYKSTMQAPKIEKIVLNMGVGDATQNAKLLDEAVEELTLISGQHPLITKAKKSIAGFRLREGMPIGAKVTLRGERMYDFLDKLINVSLPRVRDFHGISPKSFDGRGNYTLGVREQLIFPEIDYDKVNRVRGLDVVIVTTANTDEEALELLTQVGMPFAK; encoded by the coding sequence ATGGAGAATCGTCTTGAAGAACGTTATAGCAAAGAAATCGCCCCTGCATTGGTAAGCAAGTTCAACTATAAGAGCACCATGCAGGCACCTAAGATTGAAAAGATCGTTTTGAACATGGGTGTTGGTGATGCAACTCAGAATGCTAAGTTATTGGATGAAGCGGTAGAAGAATTGACGCTAATCTCTGGCCAGCATCCGCTGATCACCAAGGCCAAGAAGAGTATTGCCGGTTTCCGCTTACGTGAAGGTATGCCAATCGGCGCCAAGGTAACATTGCGCGGCGAACGCATGTATGATTTCTTAGATAAGCTGATCAATGTTTCCCTGCCGCGTGTTCGTGACTTCCACGGTATTTCCCCAAAGTCCTTCGATGGCCGCGGGAACTATACATTGGGTGTTAGAGAACAACTGATCTTCCCAGAAATCGATTACGATAAGGTTAATCGGGTTCGTGGGTTGGATGTTGTGATTGTTACAACGGCAAATACTGATGAAGAGGCACTCGAGTTGCTCACGCAAGTCGGGATGCCATTCGCCAAATAA
- the rplX gene encoding 50S ribosomal protein L24: MKFKTGDKVRVMRGKDAGKEGQITKVLKSADKVVVEGINMIKKHQKPNNTNPQGGIIDKEAPIHVSNVMLLDPETNKPTRIGSEVKDGNKVRIAKKSGTAIDK, encoded by the coding sequence ATGAAGTTCAAAACTGGTGACAAAGTGCGGGTCATGCGCGGCAAAGATGCCGGCAAAGAAGGCCAGATCACGAAAGTCCTCAAGAGCGCTGACAAAGTCGTTGTTGAAGGCATCAACATGATCAAGAAGCACCAGAAGCCGAACAATACGAATCCGCAAGGCGGTATCATCGACAAAGAAGCACCTATTCACGTTTCAAACGTGATGCTTCTGGATCCTGAAACCAACAAGCCGACTCGCATCGGTTCTGAAGTTAAAGATGGCAATAAAGTGCGGATTGCTAAGAAGTCTGGCACCGCAATCGATAAATAA
- the rplN gene encoding 50S ribosomal protein L14 has translation MIQQESRLKVADNSGAREILVIKVLGGSYRKTGNIGDVVVATVKQATPGGVVKKADVVKAVIVRTKSGARRADGSYIKFDENAAVIINADKSPRGTRIFGPVARELRDGDFMKIVSLAPEVL, from the coding sequence GTGATTCAGCAAGAAAGTCGTCTTAAAGTAGCAGATAACTCAGGCGCGCGCGAAATCCTTGTCATTAAGGTACTTGGTGGTTCATACCGCAAGACCGGTAATATCGGGGACGTTGTTGTCGCAACTGTAAAACAAGCAACACCAGGTGGCGTTGTCAAGAAGGCTGATGTTGTTAAAGCTGTGATTGTTCGTACCAAGTCAGGCGCTCGCCGTGCTGACGGTTCCTACATCAAGTTCGATGAGAACGCAGCTGTCATCATCAATGCTGACAAGAGCCCACGTGGGACTCGTATCTTTGGACCTGTGGCACGTGAATTGCGTGACGGCGATTTCATGAAGATCGTCTCCTTAGCGCCCGAAGTGCTTTAA
- the rpsQ gene encoding 30S ribosomal protein S17, whose translation MAERNSRKVYQGRVVSDKMDKTITVEVSTYKTHPVYGKRVKYSKKFYAHDEDNSAKVGDIVQIAETRPLSRNKRFRLLNIVEKAVII comes from the coding sequence TTGGCAGAACGTAATTCTCGTAAAGTTTATCAAGGCCGCGTGGTCTCGGATAAAATGGACAAGACCATCACCGTGGAAGTCAGCACATATAAAACACACCCTGTTTATGGCAAACGGGTTAAGTATTCCAAGAAGTTTTATGCGCATGACGAAGACAATAGCGCTAAAGTTGGCGATATTGTCCAAATCGCGGAAACTCGTCCTTTATCACGCAATAAGCGTTTCCGTTTATTGAATATTGTCGAAAAGGCAGTTATCATCTAA
- the rpmC gene encoding 50S ribosomal protein L29: MKAKEITALTTAEMLDKEKQYKEELFNLRFQQATGQLENTARLKQVRKNIARIKTVLRQQELNK, translated from the coding sequence ATGAAGGCTAAAGAAATTACTGCATTAACCACTGCTGAGATGCTCGACAAAGAGAAGCAATATAAAGAAGAACTGTTCAACTTGCGCTTCCAACAGGCGACTGGCCAATTGGAAAACACCGCTCGCTTGAAGCAAGTTCGGAAAAACATTGCACGGATCAAAACGGTCCTTCGGCAACAGGAACTCAATAAATAA
- the rplP gene encoding 50S ribosomal protein L16: protein MLVPKRVKHRREFRGKMRGAAKGGKNVDFGEYGLEALESHWITNRQIEAARVAMTRYMKRGGKVWIRIFPHKSYTSKGVGVRMGNGKGAPTGWVAVVKREKIMFEVGGVSEAVAKEALRLASNKLPIRTKIVSREEVGGQSNEG from the coding sequence ATGTTAGTACCTAAGCGTGTCAAGCATCGTCGTGAATTCCGTGGGAAGATGCGCGGTGCAGCCAAGGGCGGCAAGAACGTTGACTTCGGCGAATATGGTTTGGAAGCATTGGAATCCCATTGGATCACCAACCGCCAGATCGAAGCAGCGCGTGTTGCAATGACCCGTTATATGAAGCGTGGTGGGAAAGTATGGATCCGCATTTTCCCTCACAAGTCCTACACCAGTAAAGGTGTCGGCGTCCGGATGGGTAATGGTAAAGGTGCACCAACTGGATGGGTTGCAGTCGTTAAACGTGAAAAGATCATGTTTGAAGTCGGCGGCGTGTCCGAGGCAGTCGCAAAGGAAGCTTTGCGTTTAGCATCCAACAAACTCCCAATCCGCACCAAGATCGTTTCACGCGAGGAAGTAGGTGGGCAATCAAATGAAGGCTAA
- the rpsC gene encoding 30S ribosomal protein S3, whose amino-acid sequence MGQKINPTGFRVGVIRDWDAKWYADKDFADYLHEDIEIRNFINKKLQDASVSRIEIERAAKRVNISVHTAKPGMVIGKGGSEVENLRKQLNKLTGRQVHINIVEIKKPDLDAKLVGENIARQLEQRIAFRRAMRQAMQRTMRAGAKGIKTQASGRLNGADIARREHYNEGLVPLHTLRADIDYAWEEAATTYGRIGIKTWINRGEILPEKPQQNNAKGGK is encoded by the coding sequence GTGGGTCAAAAGATTAATCCAACCGGTTTCCGTGTCGGTGTCATCCGTGACTGGGATGCCAAGTGGTATGCAGACAAAGACTTTGCTGACTACTTGCATGAAGACATTGAAATCCGAAACTTCATCAATAAGAAGCTGCAAGATGCTTCAGTATCACGTATTGAAATTGAACGTGCTGCAAAGCGCGTCAACATTTCCGTTCATACTGCTAAACCGGGTATGGTTATCGGTAAAGGCGGTTCTGAAGTTGAAAACTTGCGCAAGCAGCTCAATAAGCTGACTGGTCGCCAAGTTCACATCAATATTGTAGAAATCAAAAAACCTGATTTGGATGCCAAGCTTGTCGGCGAAAACATCGCGCGTCAGCTTGAACAACGGATCGCATTCCGTCGTGCAATGCGTCAAGCAATGCAACGTACCATGCGTGCCGGTGCTAAGGGAATCAAAACCCAAGCTTCCGGTCGTTTAAACGGTGCTGACATTGCACGTCGTGAACATTACAATGAAGGTTTAGTTCCGCTGCATACCTTGCGTGCCGATATCGACTATGCATGGGAAGAAGCAGCAACGACTTATGGCCGGATCGGGATCAAAACCTGGATCAATCGTGGTGAAATTTTACCTGAAAAGCCACAGCAAAATAATGCGAAAGGAGGGAAATAA
- the rplV gene encoding 50S ribosomal protein L22 → MADQITSATATAKTVRIAARKARLVIDLIRGRDVAEALAILEFTPRSGSPIIEKVLKSAIANAEHNYDLDAQNLYVSKAYVNEGPTLKRFRPRAKGSASPINKRTSHVTVVVSEKEA, encoded by the coding sequence ATGGCTGATCAAATTACGTCTGCAACGGCAACGGCCAAGACGGTTCGGATTGCTGCTCGCAAAGCGCGCTTGGTAATCGACTTGATTCGTGGTCGCGATGTTGCTGAAGCACTGGCGATTCTTGAGTTCACACCTCGTTCCGGTTCTCCGATCATCGAAAAGGTACTCAAGTCTGCTATTGCTAATGCAGAACATAACTATGACTTAGATGCACAAAACCTTTATGTAAGCAAAGCTTATGTCAACGAAGGCCCGACCCTCAAACGGTTCCGTCCTCGTGCTAAGGGGAGCGCATCACCGATCAATAAACGGACAAGCCACGTTACCGTGGTTGTATCCGAAAAAGAAGCATAA
- the rpsS gene encoding 30S ribosomal protein S19, with translation MGRSLKKGPFADAHLLKKIEAQADNDKKTVIRTWSRRSTIFPSFIGYTIAVYDGRKHVPVFVSEDMVGHKLGEFVPTRTFRGHNTDDKKTTAR, from the coding sequence ATGGGTCGCAGTCTTAAAAAAGGACCTTTTGCCGACGCTCATCTCCTGAAGAAGATTGAAGCGCAGGCAGATAACGACAAGAAGACCGTTATTCGTACATGGTCGCGTCGTTCTACTATTTTTCCAAGTTTCATTGGCTACACCATCGCCGTTTACGATGGTCGCAAGCATGTCCCGGTTTTCGTGAGTGAAGACATGGTTGGTCACAAGTTAGGCGAATTTGTTCCTACGCGTACCTTCCGCGGTCACAACACCGATGACAAGAAGACAACAGCACGCTAG
- the rplB gene encoding 50S ribosomal protein L2: protein MAIIKYKPTSNGRRNMSGSDFAEITKTKPEKTLLVSQSHTAGRNAHGHITVRHRGGGHKQFYRVIDFKRNKDNMAATVKAIEYDPNRTANIALLHYEDGVKSYILAPKGLKVGDKVYSGDDVDIKVGNTLKLKNIPAGTTIHNIELKPGKGAQLARSAGVSAQLLGKDNDKYVTIKLASGEVRLVLAENRATIGAVGNEQHELISIGKAGRKRWLGFRPTVRGSVMNPNDHPHGGGEGKAPIGRPSPLSPWGKKTLGKKTRDHKAKSEKFIVRHRKTK, encoded by the coding sequence GTGGCGATTATTAAGTACAAACCAACAAGCAATGGCCGGCGCAACATGTCCGGCTCAGACTTTGCTGAAATCACCAAGACAAAGCCTGAAAAGACTTTGCTGGTCAGCCAAAGCCATACAGCAGGGCGCAATGCTCACGGACACATCACAGTGCGTCATCGTGGCGGTGGTCACAAACAGTTTTATCGTGTGATCGACTTCAAGCGCAATAAAGACAATATGGCCGCAACGGTTAAAGCAATCGAATACGATCCAAATCGGACCGCTAACATTGCATTATTGCATTATGAAGATGGGGTTAAGTCCTACATCTTGGCACCAAAGGGACTTAAGGTTGGCGATAAGGTTTACTCCGGTGACGATGTTGACATCAAAGTCGGCAACACATTGAAGTTAAAGAATATCCCAGCTGGTACCACCATCCATAACATTGAACTTAAACCTGGCAAAGGCGCACAACTAGCACGTTCTGCCGGCGTTTCCGCTCAGTTACTGGGTAAGGATAATGATAAGTACGTTACCATCAAACTTGCTTCCGGCGAAGTTCGCTTGGTATTAGCCGAGAACCGTGCGACTATCGGTGCGGTTGGTAACGAACAACACGAATTGATTAGCATTGGTAAAGCTGGCCGTAAGCGCTGGTTGGGCTTCCGTCCGACTGTTCGTGGGTCAGTTATGAACCCTAACGATCACCCGCATGGTGGTGGTGAAGGTAAAGCACCAATCGGTCGTCCGTCACCATTATCACCTTGGGGCAAGAAGACCTTGGGTAAGAAGACCCGGGATCACAAGGCTAAATCCGAGAAATTCATCGTTCGTCACCGCAAGACGAAGTAA
- the rplW gene encoding 50S ribosomal protein L23 has protein sequence MEARDIILRPIVTEQSMAEMDNRKYTFEVAIHATKPQVRKAVEEIFGVKVVNVNIANVRGKKKRQGRYEGMTRRRRKALVALSADSKEIKIFADEDNDNK, from the coding sequence ATGGAAGCACGCGATATCATTTTACGTCCGATCGTCACCGAGCAATCGATGGCTGAAATGGACAACCGTAAATACACATTCGAAGTTGCAATTCATGCAACAAAGCCCCAAGTTCGCAAAGCAGTTGAAGAAATCTTCGGCGTGAAGGTTGTTAATGTCAACATTGCAAACGTTCGCGGCAAGAAGAAGCGCCAAGGTCGTTACGAAGGCATGACGCGTCGTCGTCGTAAGGCCTTGGTTGCCTTGAGCGCCGATTCAAAAGAAATCAAGATCTTCGCTGATGAAGATAACGATAACAAGTAA
- the rplD gene encoding 50S ribosomal protein L4 → MANVTLYKQDGSENGTVELNDAIWAVEPNENVVFDAVVMQRASLRQGTHAVKNRSAVSGGGRKPWRQKGTGRARQGSIRSPQWRGGGIVFGPTPRSYAYKLPKKVRRLAIKSVLSQKVLDGDLVVVDGLSFDAPKTKAFLNVLDGLKVNDKALVVLEDGNDVAAKAARNLPNVKVVPAEGINVLDAVNYKKLILTQSALQKIEEVLA, encoded by the coding sequence ATGGCTAACGTTACTTTATATAAGCAAGACGGCTCAGAAAACGGCACGGTTGAACTCAACGATGCAATCTGGGCAGTCGAACCAAATGAAAACGTCGTGTTTGACGCAGTTGTGATGCAACGCGCTTCCCTTCGTCAGGGTACTCACGCCGTTAAAAACCGTTCCGCTGTTTCAGGCGGCGGTCGTAAGCCTTGGCGCCAAAAGGGTACCGGTCGTGCCCGCCAAGGTTCAATCCGCAGTCCACAATGGCGCGGCGGTGGGATCGTCTTTGGCCCGACACCACGCAGCTATGCTTACAAGCTGCCTAAGAAGGTTCGGCGCTTGGCGATTAAATCCGTACTTTCACAAAAAGTTCTCGATGGCGATCTGGTCGTTGTTGATGGCTTGAGCTTTGATGCTCCAAAGACCAAGGCATTTTTAAATGTCTTGGACGGACTCAAAGTCAACGATAAGGCACTGGTTGTGCTTGAAGATGGCAATGATGTTGCTGCCAAAGCTGCACGTAACCTGCCGAATGTGAAAGTTGTTCCTGCAGAGGGTATCAACGTCTTGGACGCTGTTAACTACAAGAAATTGATCTTAACCCAATCTGCGCTCCAAAAGATTGAGGAGGTGCTTGCATAA
- the rplC gene encoding 50S ribosomal protein L3, with the protein MARKGILGKKVGMTQVFTDNGELVPVTVIDVTPNVVMQVKTVESDGYEAVQLGYGDMREVLTNKPSVGHAKKADTTPKRFVREIRDVALSDYEVGSEVKADEFAAGDIVDVTGTSKGHGYQGNIKKDGQSRGPMAHGSRYHRRPGSLGAIINKVFKGKKLPGRMGNHTRTMQNLQVVAADTEHNVLLIKGNVPGANKSFVTIRSAVKAAK; encoded by the coding sequence ATGGCACGTAAAGGAATCTTAGGCAAAAAAGTTGGCATGACGCAGGTCTTCACCGATAACGGCGAACTTGTTCCCGTTACTGTAATTGACGTAACACCCAACGTTGTAATGCAAGTCAAGACCGTTGAATCTGATGGTTACGAAGCAGTTCAGTTGGGCTACGGCGATATGCGTGAAGTCTTGACGAATAAGCCAAGCGTCGGTCACGCCAAAAAGGCTGACACGACCCCTAAGCGCTTCGTTCGCGAAATCCGCGATGTAGCGCTTAGTGATTATGAAGTCGGCAGCGAAGTTAAAGCTGACGAATTCGCAGCAGGCGACATTGTGGACGTCACCGGTACTTCCAAAGGTCATGGTTATCAAGGTAATATCAAGAAAGATGGTCAGTCCCGCGGCCCTATGGCACACGGTTCTCGCTACCATCGTCGTCCAGGTTCACTTGGAGCTATCATCAACAAAGTCTTCAAGGGTAAGAAACTTCCTGGCCGGATGGGTAACCATACCCGCACCATGCAAAACCTGCAAGTCGTTGCCGCCGATACAGAACACAATGTCCTGTTGATCAAAGGCAATGTCCCAGGTGCTAACAAGTCCTTTGTTACAATCCGTTCTGCTGTTAAAGCAGCTAAATAA
- the rpsJ gene encoding 30S ribosomal protein S10 — protein MAKQKIRIRLKAYEHRILDQSADKIVDTAKRTGATISGPIPLPTERTIYTVLRSPHKYKDSREQFEMRTHKRLIDIVNPTPKTVDALMKLDLPSGVDIEIKL, from the coding sequence ATGGCAAAACAAAAGATTCGGATCCGGCTTAAGGCTTATGAACACCGGATTCTCGATCAATCCGCAGACAAGATCGTTGACACTGCAAAGCGTACAGGCGCAACAATTTCAGGTCCGATCCCTCTGCCAACGGAACGTACAATTTACACGGTTTTACGTTCCCCACATAAGTACAAGGATTCACGTGAACAATTCGAAATGCGGACGCACAAACGTCTGATTGATATTGTTAACCCAACACCGAAGACAGTTGATGCTTTAATGAAGCTCGATTTGCCAAGCGGCGTCGATATCGAAATTAAATTATAA
- the psiE gene encoding phosphate-starvation-inducible protein PsiE produces the protein MKFDHYKKFINVALDLLLGLLAIVVVIFMLRYIIDIGSLILRPLSADLFGKVIQEVTSFFMLFEFVIMLIRYIEEGHHIPIRYLILISMTAILRQLLVLHDRGTETLLLTLAILVLAGVLTVFSFVSGDFKHSRGEQDIDIDQHF, from the coding sequence ATGAAATTCGATCACTATAAAAAGTTTATCAACGTAGCCTTGGATCTTTTGCTCGGTCTGCTCGCTATTGTTGTCGTCATCTTCATGTTACGCTACATTATCGACATTGGGAGTTTAATCCTTCGACCGTTATCGGCTGACCTATTCGGCAAGGTCATTCAGGAAGTCACGAGTTTCTTTATGCTGTTTGAATTTGTCATTATGCTGATTCGCTACATTGAAGAGGGGCACCATATTCCGATTCGTTATCTCATTCTCATTTCGATGACGGCCATTTTACGGCAGCTGTTGGTCTTACACGATCGTGGTACCGAAACCTTGCTTTTGACATTGGCAATTCTCGTTTTAGCAGGCGTTTTGACGGTCTTCTCCTTTGTTAGTGGCGATTTCAAACACTCGCGCGGAGAACAGGATATTGATATCGATCAGCACTTTTGA
- the ahpC gene encoding alkyl hydroperoxide reductase subunit C, whose product MSFIGQHLPDFSLTAYQNGDFHTVTNKDLQGKWAVICFYPADFSFVCPTELGDLQDHYDRFKAAGAEIYSASEDTEFVHMAWAETSPTIKKIQYPMLADPAGKLATALDVRDEASGQAFRGTFIIDPDGVIQAYVVNNFGIGRNADEILRTLQAAQFVAAHGDQVCPANWQPGEKTLKPGADLVGKL is encoded by the coding sequence ATGAGCTTTATTGGACAGCATTTACCGGACTTTTCATTGACCGCCTATCAAAATGGGGATTTTCACACGGTGACAAATAAGGATTTGCAAGGTAAGTGGGCAGTAATCTGTTTCTACCCAGCTGACTTTTCATTTGTTTGTCCCACAGAACTAGGCGATTTGCAGGATCACTACGATCGTTTTAAAGCTGCAGGAGCCGAAATCTATTCCGCTTCTGAGGATACCGAATTTGTGCATATGGCATGGGCAGAGACGAGTCCGACGATCAAGAAAATTCAGTATCCGATGCTTGCCGATCCGGCTGGTAAACTGGCAACGGCGCTGGATGTTCGGGATGAAGCGAGTGGTCAAGCGTTCCGCGGCACCTTCATTATTGACCCGGATGGCGTGATTCAAGCTTATGTCGTTAACAACTTCGGCATCGGTCGTAACGCTGACGAAATTTTGCGGACGCTTCAGGCAGCACAATTTGTTGCCGCTCACGGTGATCAGGTTTGCCCAGCGAACTGGCAGCCTGGCGAGAAAACCTTGAAGCCGGGTGCTGACTTGGTTGGCAAACTTTAA